One region of Tamandua tetradactyla isolate mTamTet1 chromosome 6, mTamTet1.pri, whole genome shotgun sequence genomic DNA includes:
- the LOC143688439 gene encoding ral guanine nucleotide dissociation stimulator-like isoform X1 has product MTSLPLSCSPVEHRTLVTRHLDSTTAHHQGHLARDGRQINMFSCCICRAQVSGMRKARKETFFNRCRRWLNPPPRRHCQLVREFPKFQDANVSPVQSDLEEYTGKVGAWENFLEHMVAAVEEGNQAGVSLLVFHYWPFRSTQRVLDRVSKRYGDSCTLCDRDGGGQECLKIIFSCILLTWLHEFPDDFCETPHFPSLKQLVAFTQMALPGSTLERQSQLLLSELEPSGPSETQTQEQKAPVTVPPMPPTDVEPLWPPELLPPSPTIITPAPEREAALISPTWPRPEAASSPDQEPKLETSPALPAELAVALMPTQLPPSDQKPVASLDLAPAASPPEAPTEQQEADQVPTAVPSVELQSVPAVTPPEDHSCSSLGRREQGLRERKVPVLAFPPRLLAEQLTQMDVELFRKVVAFDCVQAISTLCSEKCEENLAPTIYAVITQMHLVSNCVITTCLSGQSTTASDRARILERWVEVARVRCGRAGPPSLLDLGCHSWL; this is encoded by the exons ATGACCTCACTTCCCTTGAGCTGCAGTCCAGTGGAACATAGAACCCTGGTAACCAGGCACCTAGATTCCACAACAGCCCACCACCAGGGTCATTTAGCCAGAGATGGTCGACAGATCAACATGTTTTCATGTTGCATTTGTAGAGCACAAGTTTCTGGCATGAGAAAAGCTAGGAAGGAGACATTTTTCAATAGATGCAGGCGTTGGCTGAACCCTCCACCTCGCCGCCACTGTCAGTTGGTCAGGGAGTTCCCGAAG TTTCAGGATGCAAATGTGTCACCAGTCCAGAGTGACCTGGAGGAGTACACCGGCAAAGTAGGAGCATGGGAAAATTTCCTGGAGCACATGGTGGCAGCTGTCGAGGAGGGCAACCAGGCCGGCGTATCCCTCCTCGTGTTCCATTACTGGCCCTTCCGTTCCACCCAACGGGTCCTGGACCGAGTGTCCAAAAG GTATGGCGATAGCTGCACTTTGTGTGACAGGGATGGAGGAGGCCAAGAATGCCTAAAAAT TATCTTCTCCTGCATCCTGCTCACCTGGCTCCATGAGTTTCCTGATGATTTCTGCGAGACCCCACACTTTCCCAGTCTCAAACAGCTGGTGGCCTTCACCCAGATGGCACTGCCTGGGTCTACCCTGGAGAGGCAGTCTCAGCTCCTCCTCTCTGAGCTGGAGCCATCAGGGCCCAGTGAGACCCAAACACAGG AGCAAAAGGCACCTGTGACAGTGCCTCCAATGCCTCCTACTGATGTGGAGCCACTGTGGCCTCCAGAGCTCCTTCCACCTTCTCCGACAATCATCACTCCAGCTCCAGAGAGGGAGGCAGCTCTGATATCACCTACCTGGCCACGTCCAGAGGCTGCATCATCCCCAGATCAGGAGCCGAAGCTGGAGACATCACCTGCTTTACCAGCAGAGCTGGCGGTGGCTCTGATGCCAACTCAGTTGCCACCCTCAGACCAAAAACCTGTGGCTTCTCTTGATCTGGCACCTGCTGCCTCACCGCCTGAGGCACCCACTGAGCAGCAGGAGGCAGACCAGGTACCAACTGCAGTGCCATCTGTTGAGCTACAGTCAGTGCCAGCTGTCACTCCACCAGAAGATCATTCTTGCTCCTCACTTGGGCGCCGAGAGCAGGGGTTGAGGGAGCGGAAGGTCCCTGTCTTGGCGTTCCCTCCCAGGCTGCTGGCAGAGCAGCTCACCCAGATGGACGTG GAGCTGTTCAGGAAGGTGGTAGCTTTCGATTGTGTGCAAGCCATCTCGACCCTGTGCTCCGAGAAGTGTGAGGAGAACCTGGCGCCCACCATCTACGCTGTCATCACCCAGATGCACCTTGTCTCCAACTGTGTAATAACCACCTGCCTCAGCGGCCAGAGCACGACAGCCTCGGACAGGGCCAGGATCCTGGAGCGCTGGGTAGAGGTGGCCAGGGTACGCTGTGGGCGAGCAGGACCTCCCAGCCTCCTGGATCTTGGGTGTCACTCTTGGCTTTGA
- the LOC143688439 gene encoding ral guanine nucleotide dissociation stimulator-like isoform X2 — translation MTSLPLSCSPVEHRTLVTRHLDSTTAHHQGHLARDGRQINMFSCCICRAQVSGMRKARKETFFNRCRRWLNPPPRRHCQLVREFPKDANVSPVQSDLEEYTGKVGAWENFLEHMVAAVEEGNQAGVSLLVFHYWPFRSTQRVLDRVSKRYGDSCTLCDRDGGGQECLKIIFSCILLTWLHEFPDDFCETPHFPSLKQLVAFTQMALPGSTLERQSQLLLSELEPSGPSETQTQEQKAPVTVPPMPPTDVEPLWPPELLPPSPTIITPAPEREAALISPTWPRPEAASSPDQEPKLETSPALPAELAVALMPTQLPPSDQKPVASLDLAPAASPPEAPTEQQEADQVPTAVPSVELQSVPAVTPPEDHSCSSLGRREQGLRERKVPVLAFPPRLLAEQLTQMDVELFRKVVAFDCVQAISTLCSEKCEENLAPTIYAVITQMHLVSNCVITTCLSGQSTTASDRARILERWVEVARVRCGRAGPPSLLDLGCHSWL, via the exons ATGACCTCACTTCCCTTGAGCTGCAGTCCAGTGGAACATAGAACCCTGGTAACCAGGCACCTAGATTCCACAACAGCCCACCACCAGGGTCATTTAGCCAGAGATGGTCGACAGATCAACATGTTTTCATGTTGCATTTGTAGAGCACAAGTTTCTGGCATGAGAAAAGCTAGGAAGGAGACATTTTTCAATAGATGCAGGCGTTGGCTGAACCCTCCACCTCGCCGCCACTGTCAGTTGGTCAGGGAGTTCCCGAAG GATGCAAATGTGTCACCAGTCCAGAGTGACCTGGAGGAGTACACCGGCAAAGTAGGAGCATGGGAAAATTTCCTGGAGCACATGGTGGCAGCTGTCGAGGAGGGCAACCAGGCCGGCGTATCCCTCCTCGTGTTCCATTACTGGCCCTTCCGTTCCACCCAACGGGTCCTGGACCGAGTGTCCAAAAG GTATGGCGATAGCTGCACTTTGTGTGACAGGGATGGAGGAGGCCAAGAATGCCTAAAAAT TATCTTCTCCTGCATCCTGCTCACCTGGCTCCATGAGTTTCCTGATGATTTCTGCGAGACCCCACACTTTCCCAGTCTCAAACAGCTGGTGGCCTTCACCCAGATGGCACTGCCTGGGTCTACCCTGGAGAGGCAGTCTCAGCTCCTCCTCTCTGAGCTGGAGCCATCAGGGCCCAGTGAGACCCAAACACAGG AGCAAAAGGCACCTGTGACAGTGCCTCCAATGCCTCCTACTGATGTGGAGCCACTGTGGCCTCCAGAGCTCCTTCCACCTTCTCCGACAATCATCACTCCAGCTCCAGAGAGGGAGGCAGCTCTGATATCACCTACCTGGCCACGTCCAGAGGCTGCATCATCCCCAGATCAGGAGCCGAAGCTGGAGACATCACCTGCTTTACCAGCAGAGCTGGCGGTGGCTCTGATGCCAACTCAGTTGCCACCCTCAGACCAAAAACCTGTGGCTTCTCTTGATCTGGCACCTGCTGCCTCACCGCCTGAGGCACCCACTGAGCAGCAGGAGGCAGACCAGGTACCAACTGCAGTGCCATCTGTTGAGCTACAGTCAGTGCCAGCTGTCACTCCACCAGAAGATCATTCTTGCTCCTCACTTGGGCGCCGAGAGCAGGGGTTGAGGGAGCGGAAGGTCCCTGTCTTGGCGTTCCCTCCCAGGCTGCTGGCAGAGCAGCTCACCCAGATGGACGTG GAGCTGTTCAGGAAGGTGGTAGCTTTCGATTGTGTGCAAGCCATCTCGACCCTGTGCTCCGAGAAGTGTGAGGAGAACCTGGCGCCCACCATCTACGCTGTCATCACCCAGATGCACCTTGTCTCCAACTGTGTAATAACCACCTGCCTCAGCGGCCAGAGCACGACAGCCTCGGACAGGGCCAGGATCCTGGAGCGCTGGGTAGAGGTGGCCAGGGTACGCTGTGGGCGAGCAGGACCTCCCAGCCTCCTGGATCTTGGGTGTCACTCTTGGCTTTGA
- the LOC143688439 gene encoding ral guanine nucleotide dissociation stimulator-like isoform X5, producing the protein MGKFPGAHGGSCRGGQPGRRIPPRVPLLALPFHPTGPGPSVQKECQVLLNFTSLDAILSALWSNSIQHLKQTWKEVSRDSIDHLEMMSKTSQKRELPGQPTVPDLWTLLSELASLQLAPTDSREGRLRNYDIGLKEYKVIPRIERLQAGCIYIYFRPTEEFRAWFGAVEQLSASECFHLSCEREPPALSASNILDAPNLPEAGKPRSTGLQELSAEPSCSSASLPSVWLQLGRDRSSGVTAVSLPGHEADASKSDQEMSVGLISKCPDGQEEQIDDSTFKSDHPQPGAPLSAHRASSPLQFYRKQITCHDRAPAVILKALDEYHLDLEAAKEYKLVQIISPDRRLIIPDDSNVFDAMDPSGNYHLVLTKLTFRMVKKRTRSTLFHRKKTGGQGAASKWP; encoded by the exons ATGGGAAAATTTCCTGGAGCACATGGTGGCAGCTGTCGAGGAGGGCAACCAGGCCGGCGTATCCCTCCTCGTGTTCCATTACTGGCCCTTCCGTTCCACCCAACGGGTCCTGGACCGAGTGTCCAAAAG gAATGCCAAGTGCTCCTGAACTTCACGTCCCTGGATGCCATCCTGTCTGCTCTGTGGAGCAACTCCATCCAGCACCTGAAGCAGACATGGAAGGAAGTTTCCAG GGACAGCATTGATCATTTGGAAATGATGAGCAAAACCTCCCAGAAAAGAGAATTGCCAGGCCAG CCCACTGTTCCCGACCTGTGGACGCTCCTGTCAGAGCTGGCCTCCCTTCAGTTAGCTCCCACGGACTCTCGGGAA GGGAGATTGAGAAATTATGACATAGGATTGAAG gAATACAAGGTCATTCCCAGGATCGAGCGCCTCCAGGCAGGATGCATCTATATCTACTTTCGGCCCACGGAGGAATTTAGGGCCTGGTTTGGGGCTGTGGAACAGCTCAGCGCTTCTGAGTG CTTCCATCTGTCTTGTGAGCGGGAGCCCCCAGCCCTGTCGGCCAGCAACATCCTCGATGCCCCAAACCTCCCAGAAGCTGGCAAGCCTCGGAGCACAGG CCTCCAGGAACTCAGCGCTGAGCCCAGCTGCAGCAGTGCCTCCCTGCCCAGTGTCTGGCTCCAGCTTGGGCGTGACCGCAGCAGTGGAGTCACAGCTGTCTCACTCCCCGGACATGAGGCCGATGCCTCCAAGTCTGACCAGGAAATGAGTGTGGGCCTCATCTCCAAATGCCCTGATGGCCAGGAAGAGCAG ATTGATGACTCGACCTTCAAATCAGACCACCCACAGCCCGGGGCCCCTCTGAGTGCCCACAGAGCCTCGAGCCCCCTGCAGTTCTACAGAAAGCAG ATCACCTGCCATGACAGGGCTCCGGCTGTGATCCTCAAAGCCCTGGACGAGTACCACCTGGATCTGGAGGCAGCAAAGGAATACAAGCTGGTGCAAATCATCTCACCAGATCGAA GGCTCATCATTCCTGATGACAGTAATGTATTCGACGCCATGGACCCTTCAGGAAATTACCACTTAGTTCTAACAAAACTGACCTTCCGCATGGTGAAGAAAAGAACCCGCTCCACCCTTTTTCACAGGAAGAAGACAGGTGGTCAAGGGGCTGCTTCtaagtggccctga
- the LOC143688439 gene encoding ral guanine nucleotide dissociation stimulator-like isoform X7, producing MGKFPGAHGGSCRGGQPGRRIPPRVPLLALPFHPTGPGPSVQKECQVLLNFTSLDAILSALWSNSIQHLKQTWKEVSRDSIDHLEMMSKTSQKRELPGQPTVPDLWTLLSELASLQLAPTDSREGRLRNYDIGLKEYKVIPRIERLQAGCIYIYFRPTEEFRAWFGAVEQLSASECFHLSCEREPPALSASNILDAPNLPEAGKPRSTGLQELSAEPSCSSASLPSVWLQLGRDRSSGVTAVSLPGHEADASKSDQEMSVGLISKCPDGQEEQIDDSTFKSDHPQPGAPLSAHRASSPLQFYRKQVGDSCIIHVSLDGDHANVPKSIVITCHDRAPAVILKALDEYHLDLEAAKEYKLVQIISPDRTL from the exons ATGGGAAAATTTCCTGGAGCACATGGTGGCAGCTGTCGAGGAGGGCAACCAGGCCGGCGTATCCCTCCTCGTGTTCCATTACTGGCCCTTCCGTTCCACCCAACGGGTCCTGGACCGAGTGTCCAAAAG gAATGCCAAGTGCTCCTGAACTTCACGTCCCTGGATGCCATCCTGTCTGCTCTGTGGAGCAACTCCATCCAGCACCTGAAGCAGACATGGAAGGAAGTTTCCAG GGACAGCATTGATCATTTGGAAATGATGAGCAAAACCTCCCAGAAAAGAGAATTGCCAGGCCAG CCCACTGTTCCCGACCTGTGGACGCTCCTGTCAGAGCTGGCCTCCCTTCAGTTAGCTCCCACGGACTCTCGGGAA GGGAGATTGAGAAATTATGACATAGGATTGAAG gAATACAAGGTCATTCCCAGGATCGAGCGCCTCCAGGCAGGATGCATCTATATCTACTTTCGGCCCACGGAGGAATTTAGGGCCTGGTTTGGGGCTGTGGAACAGCTCAGCGCTTCTGAGTG CTTCCATCTGTCTTGTGAGCGGGAGCCCCCAGCCCTGTCGGCCAGCAACATCCTCGATGCCCCAAACCTCCCAGAAGCTGGCAAGCCTCGGAGCACAGG CCTCCAGGAACTCAGCGCTGAGCCCAGCTGCAGCAGTGCCTCCCTGCCCAGTGTCTGGCTCCAGCTTGGGCGTGACCGCAGCAGTGGAGTCACAGCTGTCTCACTCCCCGGACATGAGGCCGATGCCTCCAAGTCTGACCAGGAAATGAGTGTGGGCCTCATCTCCAAATGCCCTGATGGCCAGGAAGAGCAG ATTGATGACTCGACCTTCAAATCAGACCACCCACAGCCCGGGGCCCCTCTGAGTGCCCACAGAGCCTCGAGCCCCCTGCAGTTCTACAGAAAGCAGGTGGGCGACTCCTGCATCATCCACGTCAGCCTGGATGGGGACCATGCCAACGTGCCAAAGAGCATAGTG ATCACCTGCCATGACAGGGCTCCGGCTGTGATCCTCAAAGCCCTGGACGAGTACCACCTGGATCTGGAGGCAGCAAAGGAATACAAGCTGGTGCAAATCATCTCACCAGATCGAA
- the LOC143688439 gene encoding ral guanine nucleotide dissociation stimulator-like isoform X4 — protein sequence MGKFPGAHGGSCRGGQPGRRIPPRVPLLALPFHPTGPGPSVQKECQVLLNFTSLDAILSALWSNSIQHLKQTWKEVSRDSIDHLEMMSKTSQKRELPGQPTVPDLWTLLSELASLQLAPTDSREGRLRNYDIGLKEYKVIPRIERLQAGCIYIYFRPTEEFRAWFGAVEQLSASECFHLSCEREPPALSASNILDAPNLPEAGKPRSTGLQELSAEPSCSSASLPSVWLQLGRDRSSGVTAVSLPGHEADASKSDQEMSVGLISKCPDGQEEQIDDSTFKSDHPQPGAPLSAHRASSPLQFYRKQVGDSCIIHVSLDGDHANVPKSIVITCHDRAPAVILKALDEYHLDLEAAKEYKLVQIISPDRRLIIPDDSNVFDAMDPSGNYHLVLTKLTFRMVKKRTRSTLFHRKKTGGQGAASKWP from the exons ATGGGAAAATTTCCTGGAGCACATGGTGGCAGCTGTCGAGGAGGGCAACCAGGCCGGCGTATCCCTCCTCGTGTTCCATTACTGGCCCTTCCGTTCCACCCAACGGGTCCTGGACCGAGTGTCCAAAAG gAATGCCAAGTGCTCCTGAACTTCACGTCCCTGGATGCCATCCTGTCTGCTCTGTGGAGCAACTCCATCCAGCACCTGAAGCAGACATGGAAGGAAGTTTCCAG GGACAGCATTGATCATTTGGAAATGATGAGCAAAACCTCCCAGAAAAGAGAATTGCCAGGCCAG CCCACTGTTCCCGACCTGTGGACGCTCCTGTCAGAGCTGGCCTCCCTTCAGTTAGCTCCCACGGACTCTCGGGAA GGGAGATTGAGAAATTATGACATAGGATTGAAG gAATACAAGGTCATTCCCAGGATCGAGCGCCTCCAGGCAGGATGCATCTATATCTACTTTCGGCCCACGGAGGAATTTAGGGCCTGGTTTGGGGCTGTGGAACAGCTCAGCGCTTCTGAGTG CTTCCATCTGTCTTGTGAGCGGGAGCCCCCAGCCCTGTCGGCCAGCAACATCCTCGATGCCCCAAACCTCCCAGAAGCTGGCAAGCCTCGGAGCACAGG CCTCCAGGAACTCAGCGCTGAGCCCAGCTGCAGCAGTGCCTCCCTGCCCAGTGTCTGGCTCCAGCTTGGGCGTGACCGCAGCAGTGGAGTCACAGCTGTCTCACTCCCCGGACATGAGGCCGATGCCTCCAAGTCTGACCAGGAAATGAGTGTGGGCCTCATCTCCAAATGCCCTGATGGCCAGGAAGAGCAG ATTGATGACTCGACCTTCAAATCAGACCACCCACAGCCCGGGGCCCCTCTGAGTGCCCACAGAGCCTCGAGCCCCCTGCAGTTCTACAGAAAGCAGGTGGGCGACTCCTGCATCATCCACGTCAGCCTGGATGGGGACCATGCCAACGTGCCAAAGAGCATAGTG ATCACCTGCCATGACAGGGCTCCGGCTGTGATCCTCAAAGCCCTGGACGAGTACCACCTGGATCTGGAGGCAGCAAAGGAATACAAGCTGGTGCAAATCATCTCACCAGATCGAA GGCTCATCATTCCTGATGACAGTAATGTATTCGACGCCATGGACCCTTCAGGAAATTACCACTTAGTTCTAACAAAACTGACCTTCCGCATGGTGAAGAAAAGAACCCGCTCCACCCTTTTTCACAGGAAGAAGACAGGTGGTCAAGGGGCTGCTTCtaagtggccctga
- the LOC143688439 gene encoding ral guanine nucleotide dissociation stimulator-like isoform X6, producing the protein MGKFPGAHGGSCRGGQPGRRIPPRVPLLALPFHPTGPGPSVQKECQVLLNFTSLDAILSALWSNSIQHLKQTWKEVSRDSIDHLEMMSKTSQKRELPGQPTVPDLWTLLSELASLQLAPTDSREGRLRNYDIGLKEYKVIPRIERLQAGCIYIYFRPTEEFRAWFGAVEQLSASECFHLSCEREPPALSASNILDAPNLPEAGKPRSTGLQELSAEPSCSSASLPSVWLQLGRDRSSGVTAVSLPGHEADASKSDQEMSVGLISKCPDGQEEQIDDSTFKSDHPQPGAPLSAHRASSPLQFYRKQVGDSCIIHVSLDGDHANVPKSIVITCHDRAPAVILKALDEYHLDLEAAKEYKLVQIISPDRKKEI; encoded by the exons ATGGGAAAATTTCCTGGAGCACATGGTGGCAGCTGTCGAGGAGGGCAACCAGGCCGGCGTATCCCTCCTCGTGTTCCATTACTGGCCCTTCCGTTCCACCCAACGGGTCCTGGACCGAGTGTCCAAAAG gAATGCCAAGTGCTCCTGAACTTCACGTCCCTGGATGCCATCCTGTCTGCTCTGTGGAGCAACTCCATCCAGCACCTGAAGCAGACATGGAAGGAAGTTTCCAG GGACAGCATTGATCATTTGGAAATGATGAGCAAAACCTCCCAGAAAAGAGAATTGCCAGGCCAG CCCACTGTTCCCGACCTGTGGACGCTCCTGTCAGAGCTGGCCTCCCTTCAGTTAGCTCCCACGGACTCTCGGGAA GGGAGATTGAGAAATTATGACATAGGATTGAAG gAATACAAGGTCATTCCCAGGATCGAGCGCCTCCAGGCAGGATGCATCTATATCTACTTTCGGCCCACGGAGGAATTTAGGGCCTGGTTTGGGGCTGTGGAACAGCTCAGCGCTTCTGAGTG CTTCCATCTGTCTTGTGAGCGGGAGCCCCCAGCCCTGTCGGCCAGCAACATCCTCGATGCCCCAAACCTCCCAGAAGCTGGCAAGCCTCGGAGCACAGG CCTCCAGGAACTCAGCGCTGAGCCCAGCTGCAGCAGTGCCTCCCTGCCCAGTGTCTGGCTCCAGCTTGGGCGTGACCGCAGCAGTGGAGTCACAGCTGTCTCACTCCCCGGACATGAGGCCGATGCCTCCAAGTCTGACCAGGAAATGAGTGTGGGCCTCATCTCCAAATGCCCTGATGGCCAGGAAGAGCAG ATTGATGACTCGACCTTCAAATCAGACCACCCACAGCCCGGGGCCCCTCTGAGTGCCCACAGAGCCTCGAGCCCCCTGCAGTTCTACAGAAAGCAGGTGGGCGACTCCTGCATCATCCACGTCAGCCTGGATGGGGACCATGCCAACGTGCCAAAGAGCATAGTG ATCACCTGCCATGACAGGGCTCCGGCTGTGATCCTCAAAGCCCTGGACGAGTACCACCTGGATCTGGAGGCAGCAAAGGAATACAAGCTGGTGCAAATCATCTCACCAGATCGAA aaaaggaaatctgA
- the LOC143688439 gene encoding ral guanine nucleotide dissociation stimulator-like isoform X3 — MGKFPGAHGGSCRGGQPGRRIPPRVPLLALPFHPTGPGPSVQKECQVLLNFTSLDAILSALWSNSIQHLKQTWKEVSRDSIDHLEMMSKTSQKRELPGQPTVPDLWTLLSELASLQLAPTDSREGRLRNYDIGLKEYKVIPRIERLQAGCIYIYFRPTEEFRAWFGAVEQLSASECFHLSCEREPPALSASNILDAPNLPEAGKPRSTGLQELSAEPSCSSASLPSVWLQLGRDRSSGVTAVSLPGHEADASKSDQEMSVGLISKCPDGQEEQIDDSTFKSDHPQPGAPLSAHRASSPLQFYRKQVGDSCIIHVSLDGDHANVPKSIVGSGCDPQSPGRVPPGSGGSKGIQAGANHLTRSKKGNLSSHRSRQITEAGAGSLTSIMVQYSRGRSSQVAKRIRAEVSARLRDLRPWRTPWSHQRPVLGLPCRGPQLLFPQECSIQGHLHSRMLLIAPTSPSVKASSTWP, encoded by the exons ATGGGAAAATTTCCTGGAGCACATGGTGGCAGCTGTCGAGGAGGGCAACCAGGCCGGCGTATCCCTCCTCGTGTTCCATTACTGGCCCTTCCGTTCCACCCAACGGGTCCTGGACCGAGTGTCCAAAAG gAATGCCAAGTGCTCCTGAACTTCACGTCCCTGGATGCCATCCTGTCTGCTCTGTGGAGCAACTCCATCCAGCACCTGAAGCAGACATGGAAGGAAGTTTCCAG GGACAGCATTGATCATTTGGAAATGATGAGCAAAACCTCCCAGAAAAGAGAATTGCCAGGCCAG CCCACTGTTCCCGACCTGTGGACGCTCCTGTCAGAGCTGGCCTCCCTTCAGTTAGCTCCCACGGACTCTCGGGAA GGGAGATTGAGAAATTATGACATAGGATTGAAG gAATACAAGGTCATTCCCAGGATCGAGCGCCTCCAGGCAGGATGCATCTATATCTACTTTCGGCCCACGGAGGAATTTAGGGCCTGGTTTGGGGCTGTGGAACAGCTCAGCGCTTCTGAGTG CTTCCATCTGTCTTGTGAGCGGGAGCCCCCAGCCCTGTCGGCCAGCAACATCCTCGATGCCCCAAACCTCCCAGAAGCTGGCAAGCCTCGGAGCACAGG CCTCCAGGAACTCAGCGCTGAGCCCAGCTGCAGCAGTGCCTCCCTGCCCAGTGTCTGGCTCCAGCTTGGGCGTGACCGCAGCAGTGGAGTCACAGCTGTCTCACTCCCCGGACATGAGGCCGATGCCTCCAAGTCTGACCAGGAAATGAGTGTGGGCCTCATCTCCAAATGCCCTGATGGCCAGGAAGAGCAG ATTGATGACTCGACCTTCAAATCAGACCACCCACAGCCCGGGGCCCCTCTGAGTGCCCACAGAGCCTCGAGCCCCCTGCAGTTCTACAGAAAGCAGGTGGGCGACTCCTGCATCATCCACGTCAGCCTGGATGGGGACCATGCCAACGTGCCAAAGAGCATAGTG GGCTCCGGCTGTGATCCTCAAAGCCCTGGACGAGTACCACCTGGATCTGGAGGCAGCAAAGGAATACAAGCTGGTGCAAATCATCTCACCAGATCGAA aaaaggaaatctgAGTTCCCACAGAAGTAGGCAGATAACAGAGGCAGGAGCAGGAAGTCTGACAAGCATTATGGTACAGTACTCTCGAGGCCGGAGCAGTCAGGTAGCAAAGAGGATCAGAGCAGAAGTCAGTGCTCGCTTGAGGGACCTCAGGCCGTGGAGGACTCCCTGGTCCCATCAAAGGCCTGTACTTGGTCTGCCATGCCGTGGGCCTCAGTTACTCTTTCCCCAAGAGTGCAGTATTCAGGGACATCTGCATTCGAGAATGCTTCTTATAGCACCTACCTCCCCATCAGTGAAGGCATCAAGCACTTGGCCATAA
- the LOC143688439 gene encoding ral guanine nucleotide dissociation stimulator-like isoform X8 produces the protein MGKFPGAHGGSCRGGQPGRRIPPRVPLLALPFHPTGPGPSVQKECQVLLNFTSLDAILSALWSNSIQHLKQTWKEVSRDSIDHLEMMSKTSQKRELPGQPTVPDLWTLLSELASLQLAPTDSREGRLRNYDIGLKEYKVIPRIERLQAGCIYIYFRPTEEFRAWFGAVEQLSASECFHLSCEREPPALSASNILDAPNLPEAGKPRSTGLQELSAEPSCSSASLPSVWLQLGRDRSSGVTAVSLPGHEADASKSDQEMSVGLISKCPDGQEEQIDDSTFKSDHPQPGAPLSAHRASSPLQFYRKQVGDSCIIHVSLDGDHANVPKSIVGSGCDPQSPGRVPPGSGGSKGIQAGANHLTRSKAHHS, from the exons ATGGGAAAATTTCCTGGAGCACATGGTGGCAGCTGTCGAGGAGGGCAACCAGGCCGGCGTATCCCTCCTCGTGTTCCATTACTGGCCCTTCCGTTCCACCCAACGGGTCCTGGACCGAGTGTCCAAAAG gAATGCCAAGTGCTCCTGAACTTCACGTCCCTGGATGCCATCCTGTCTGCTCTGTGGAGCAACTCCATCCAGCACCTGAAGCAGACATGGAAGGAAGTTTCCAG GGACAGCATTGATCATTTGGAAATGATGAGCAAAACCTCCCAGAAAAGAGAATTGCCAGGCCAG CCCACTGTTCCCGACCTGTGGACGCTCCTGTCAGAGCTGGCCTCCCTTCAGTTAGCTCCCACGGACTCTCGGGAA GGGAGATTGAGAAATTATGACATAGGATTGAAG gAATACAAGGTCATTCCCAGGATCGAGCGCCTCCAGGCAGGATGCATCTATATCTACTTTCGGCCCACGGAGGAATTTAGGGCCTGGTTTGGGGCTGTGGAACAGCTCAGCGCTTCTGAGTG CTTCCATCTGTCTTGTGAGCGGGAGCCCCCAGCCCTGTCGGCCAGCAACATCCTCGATGCCCCAAACCTCCCAGAAGCTGGCAAGCCTCGGAGCACAGG CCTCCAGGAACTCAGCGCTGAGCCCAGCTGCAGCAGTGCCTCCCTGCCCAGTGTCTGGCTCCAGCTTGGGCGTGACCGCAGCAGTGGAGTCACAGCTGTCTCACTCCCCGGACATGAGGCCGATGCCTCCAAGTCTGACCAGGAAATGAGTGTGGGCCTCATCTCCAAATGCCCTGATGGCCAGGAAGAGCAG ATTGATGACTCGACCTTCAAATCAGACCACCCACAGCCCGGGGCCCCTCTGAGTGCCCACAGAGCCTCGAGCCCCCTGCAGTTCTACAGAAAGCAGGTGGGCGACTCCTGCATCATCCACGTCAGCCTGGATGGGGACCATGCCAACGTGCCAAAGAGCATAGTG GGCTCCGGCTGTGATCCTCAAAGCCCTGGACGAGTACCACCTGGATCTGGAGGCAGCAAAGGAATACAAGCTGGTGCAAATCATCTCACCAGATCGAA GGCTCATCATTCCTGA